A DNA window from Ipomoea triloba cultivar NCNSP0323 chromosome 10, ASM357664v1 contains the following coding sequences:
- the LOC116031916 gene encoding uncharacterized protein LOC116031916 isoform X1, whose amino-acid sequence MMASSSAAAAAQRELEEKLTQSGTKLSSPPSSTRELLSLLENVESGLKSIGQDPSVSMINVLDPIRKALIGTKLLGHSDEIIEVSVVSCICEIMRISAPILPYDNAEMKVIFHHIIASLEKLPDILSDCYRKAVRVLEAIAKIRLCVMLLDLDYMLAVNVFQLFLKTIRPYHPHAVSKYMEDIMTQLIEESDEVSIDFQVSILESLRKKTLDTAPLSSLLGHHVLEKCAARLKPCLLELIKTMNLNFDDYTDALGSVCREVPEGENTVENAGSVPPVEETSALQLPQVPQLDGTPTIMNNNNNLEPDGSLKTLKHCNQAEELKDTDAPSDPLHKNTKDLQQQMNVSGLSEKIRPDTGHDCFDMNEIKSCVEEPTNKKEDEKKSGGSSDNPAPKESSSPSETGKQSMPDMLAPNSENTHVNSGSSRKRGRPKKNQTEITVNKRSEGNSGSSRKRGRPKKNQTELTVRKRSEGTSSPRLTVSIKKEKETVSDAENTSLQQNDLQNISRRTKSSRKQALNKEKDSKRVHFIKDYGEELIGAKVRVWWPLDRKFYVGVISSFDPEIKKHKVKYTDGEEEILNLNHERWELLEEVSVKEEPVTDFPPDLSVVSGKKAQESGSTPGKNIKSEKARTVSNSRLSSHNSKNIVIKEEAEDESYVPSNALSEEPATGLLPEVSAIAGIKRRKGSSKKKESDASSSERSGKKAHGSGSKPR is encoded by the exons ATGATGGCTTCTTCTTCTGCAGCTGCTGCTGCACAAAGGGAGCTTGAGGAGAAGCTCACTCAGTCTGGAACTAAGCTCTCCTCACCTCCTTCATCCACTCGCGAGCTTCTAAGCCTCCttgaa aATGTTGAATCTGGACTGAAGAGCATAGGGCAAGACCCTTCAGTGTCAATGATAAATGTACTTGACCCAATAAGAAAAGCGCTGATTGGAACGAAGCTTCTGGGACATTCTGATGAAATCATTGAAGTTTCTGTTGTATCTTGTATATGTGAAATTATGAGAATATCTGCACCCATTCTACCCTATGATAATGCAGAAATGAAG GTAATTTTCCATCATATTATAGCATCACTCGAAAAGTTACCTGACATTCTTAGTGACTGCTATCGTAAGGCTGTGAGAGTTCTTGAAGCCATTGCGAAGATCAGGCTGTGTGTGATGCTATTGGATCTTGATTATATGTTAGCTGTTAACGTTTTCCAGCTGTTTCTAAAGACCATCAG GCCATATCATCCCCATGCTGTGTCAAAATACATGGAAGACATCATGACTCAACTTATAGAAGAAAGTGATGAAGTCTCAATAGATTTTCAAGTGTCCATTCTTGAGAGCCTCAGAAAGAAAACTCTG GATACTGCACCTCTTTCATCACTCTTGGGACATCATGTCTTGGAAAAGTGTGCTGCCAGACTGAAGCCTTGTCTTCTAGAATTAATAAAAACTATGAACTTGAATTTTGATGATTATACCGATGCACTTGGCTCAGTATGCCGTGAAGTTCCTGAGGGAGAAAACACG GTGGAAAATGCTGGTTCTGTACCACCAGTAGAAGAAACATCTGCTCTTCAACTTCCTCAGGTACCACAACTGGATGGCACTCCAACAATAATGAATAACAACAATAACCTGGAACCTGATGGGTCGTTGAAGACATTAAAGCATTGCAATCAGGCTGAAGAGCTAAAAGATACTGATGCACCATCTGATCCATTGcataaaaatacaaaagattTGCAACAACAAATGAACGTGAGTGGACTGTCAGAGAAGATAAGACCCGATACAGGACATGATTGTTTTGATATGAATGAAATCAAAAGCTGCGTTGAAGAACCTACTAACAAGAAGGAAGATGAGAAGAAATCTGGTGGCTCATCTGATAATCCAGCTCCAAAGGAGTCATCTTCGCCATCTGAAACTGGAAAGCAGTCTATGCCTGACATGTTAGCCCCCAACAGTGAAAACACCCATGTCAACTCTGGAAGTTCTAGGAAAAGGGGTCGACCAAAGAAGAATCAGACAGAAATCACTGTGAATAAGAGATCTGAAGGGAACTCTGGAAGTTCTCGCAAAAGGGGTCGACCAAAGAAGAATCAAACAGAACTCACTGTGAGAAAGAGATCTGAAGGGACAAGCTCTCCCCGTTTGACTGTAAGtataaagaaggaaaaagaaacagTGAGTGATGCAGAGAATACATCTCTTCAACAAAATGATCTCCAAAATATAAGCAGAAGAACTAAAAGCTCTAGGAAGCAAGCTTTAAACAAAGAAAAG GATTCTAAAAGGGTTCATTTTATCAAGGATTATGGAGAAGAGTTGATAGGTGCTAAAGTCAGAGTTTGGTGGCCCCTGGACAGAAA GTTTTATGTGGGAGTGATTTCTTCTTTTGACCCTGAGATTAAAAAGCACAAG GTCAAATACACTGATGGTGAAGAAGAAATCTTGAATCTCAACCATGAACGCTGGGAATTGCTTGAAGAGGTTTCAGTCAAAGAA GAGCCTGTAACTGACTTTCCTCCCGACCTTTCTGTTGT GTCTGGGAAGAAAGCACAGGAAAGTGGCAGCACGCCTGGGAAAAATATCAAGTCTGAGAAAGCTCGAACCGTCAGTAACAGCAGACTGTCGAGTCACAACAGTAAAAATATTGTAATCAAAGAAGAGGCTGAAGACGAATCTTATGTGCCATCCAATGCCCTCAGTGAG GAGCCTGCAACGGGCCTTCTTCCTGAGGTTTCTGCAAT AGCTggaataaagagaagaaaaggctcctcaaagaaaaaagaatcGGATGCCTCATCCTCGGAAAG GTCTGGGAAGAAAGCGCATGGAAGTGGCAGCAAGCCTAGGTAA
- the LOC116031916 gene encoding uncharacterized protein LOC116031916 isoform X2, protein MMASSSAAAAAQRELEEKLTQSGTKLSSPPSSTRELLSLLENVESGLKSIGQDPSVSMINVLDPIRKALIGTKLLGHSDEIIEVSVVSCICEIMRISAPILPYDNAEMKVIFHHIIASLEKLPDILSDCYRKAVRVLEAIAKIRLCVMLLDLDYMLAVNVFQLFLKTIRPYHPHAVSKYMEDIMTQLIEESDEVSIDFQVSILESLRKKTLDTAPLSSLLGHHVLEKCAARLKPCLLELIKTMNLNFDDYTDALGSVCREVPEGENTVENAGSVPPVEETSALQLPQVPQLDGTPTIMNNNNNLEPDGSLKTLKHCNQAEELKDTDAPSDPLHKNTKDLQQQMNVSGLSEKIRPDTGHDCFDMNEIKSCVEEPTNKKEDEKKSGGSSDNPAPKESSSPSETGKQSMPDMLAPNSENTHVNSGSSRKRGRPKKNQTEITVNKRSEGNSGSSRKRGRPKKNQTELTVRKRSEGTSSPRLTVSIKKEKETVSDAENTSLQQNDLQNISRRTKSSRKQALNKEKDSKRVHFIKDYGEELIGAKVRVWWPLDRKFYVGVISSFDPEIKKHKVWEESTGKWQHAWEKYQV, encoded by the exons ATGATGGCTTCTTCTTCTGCAGCTGCTGCTGCACAAAGGGAGCTTGAGGAGAAGCTCACTCAGTCTGGAACTAAGCTCTCCTCACCTCCTTCATCCACTCGCGAGCTTCTAAGCCTCCttgaa aATGTTGAATCTGGACTGAAGAGCATAGGGCAAGACCCTTCAGTGTCAATGATAAATGTACTTGACCCAATAAGAAAAGCGCTGATTGGAACGAAGCTTCTGGGACATTCTGATGAAATCATTGAAGTTTCTGTTGTATCTTGTATATGTGAAATTATGAGAATATCTGCACCCATTCTACCCTATGATAATGCAGAAATGAAG GTAATTTTCCATCATATTATAGCATCACTCGAAAAGTTACCTGACATTCTTAGTGACTGCTATCGTAAGGCTGTGAGAGTTCTTGAAGCCATTGCGAAGATCAGGCTGTGTGTGATGCTATTGGATCTTGATTATATGTTAGCTGTTAACGTTTTCCAGCTGTTTCTAAAGACCATCAG GCCATATCATCCCCATGCTGTGTCAAAATACATGGAAGACATCATGACTCAACTTATAGAAGAAAGTGATGAAGTCTCAATAGATTTTCAAGTGTCCATTCTTGAGAGCCTCAGAAAGAAAACTCTG GATACTGCACCTCTTTCATCACTCTTGGGACATCATGTCTTGGAAAAGTGTGCTGCCAGACTGAAGCCTTGTCTTCTAGAATTAATAAAAACTATGAACTTGAATTTTGATGATTATACCGATGCACTTGGCTCAGTATGCCGTGAAGTTCCTGAGGGAGAAAACACG GTGGAAAATGCTGGTTCTGTACCACCAGTAGAAGAAACATCTGCTCTTCAACTTCCTCAGGTACCACAACTGGATGGCACTCCAACAATAATGAATAACAACAATAACCTGGAACCTGATGGGTCGTTGAAGACATTAAAGCATTGCAATCAGGCTGAAGAGCTAAAAGATACTGATGCACCATCTGATCCATTGcataaaaatacaaaagattTGCAACAACAAATGAACGTGAGTGGACTGTCAGAGAAGATAAGACCCGATACAGGACATGATTGTTTTGATATGAATGAAATCAAAAGCTGCGTTGAAGAACCTACTAACAAGAAGGAAGATGAGAAGAAATCTGGTGGCTCATCTGATAATCCAGCTCCAAAGGAGTCATCTTCGCCATCTGAAACTGGAAAGCAGTCTATGCCTGACATGTTAGCCCCCAACAGTGAAAACACCCATGTCAACTCTGGAAGTTCTAGGAAAAGGGGTCGACCAAAGAAGAATCAGACAGAAATCACTGTGAATAAGAGATCTGAAGGGAACTCTGGAAGTTCTCGCAAAAGGGGTCGACCAAAGAAGAATCAAACAGAACTCACTGTGAGAAAGAGATCTGAAGGGACAAGCTCTCCCCGTTTGACTGTAAGtataaagaaggaaaaagaaacagTGAGTGATGCAGAGAATACATCTCTTCAACAAAATGATCTCCAAAATATAAGCAGAAGAACTAAAAGCTCTAGGAAGCAAGCTTTAAACAAAGAAAAG GATTCTAAAAGGGTTCATTTTATCAAGGATTATGGAGAAGAGTTGATAGGTGCTAAAGTCAGAGTTTGGTGGCCCCTGGACAGAAA GTTTTATGTGGGAGTGATTTCTTCTTTTGACCCTGAGATTAAAAAGCACAAG GTCTGGGAAGAAAGCACAGGAAAGTGGCAGCACGCCTGGGAAAAATATCAAGTCTGA
- the LOC116032527 gene encoding sister chromatid cohesion protein pds5-like isoform X1 → MMASTAPLPSQKELDEMLIQSGIQLSTPPSSTAELLSLLEKVESELKSIGQDPLESTRNVLKPIKKALIERKLLRHSDKIIEVSVASCICEIMRISAPVLPYDNTEMEVVFHQIIASLEKLHYVDSNYYSKALRVLEAVAKYKLCVRLLDFDYVLAVNIFQLFLKIISLKHTNAVLRDMVDIMSQLIEERDEVSIDFQVSILDSLRKRTLATAPCSTLLGKEVLEKCHARLKPCLLQLMTDMNMNLDDYCNVLGSVRHTIARSLELS, encoded by the exons ATGATGGCTTCTACTGCACCTCTTCCGTCACAAAAGGAGCTTGACGAAATGCTCATTCAGTCTGGAATTCAGCTCTCTACACCTCCTTCATCCACTGCCGAGCTTCTCAGCCTCCttgaa AAAGTTGAATCGGAACTGAAGAGCATAGGGCAAGACCCTTTAGAGTCGACGAGAAATGTACTTAAACCAATTAAAAAAGCACTGATTGAAAGGAAGCTTCTGAGACATTCTGATAAAATCATTGAGGTTTCTGTTGCATCTTGTATCTGTGAAATTATGAGAATATCTGCACCAGTTCTACCCTATGATAATACAGAAATGGAg GTCGTTTTCCATCAGATTATAGCATCACTGGAAAAGTTACATTACGTTGATAGTAACTACTATAGTAAGGCTCTGAGAGTTCTTGAAGCCGTTGCTAAGTACAAGTTGTGTGTGAGGCTACTGGATTTTGACTATGTGTTAGCTGTTAACATTTTCCAACTGTTTCTCAAAATCATCAG CCTCAAGCATACCAATGCTGTATTAAGAGACATGGTAGACATCATGTCTCAGCTCATAGAAGAAAGGGATGAGGTCTCAATTGATTTTCAAGTATCCATTCTTGATAGCCTCAGAAAGAGAACTCTG GCTACTGCACCTTGTTCAACACTATTGGGAAAAGAAGTCTTGGAAAAGTGTCATGCCAGATTGAAGCCTTGTCTTTTACAATTAATGACAGatatgaacatgaatttggatgaTTATTGCAATGTACTTGGCTCAGTAAGGCATACTATTGCAAGAAGTTTGGAATTGAGTTGA
- the LOC116032527 gene encoding sister chromatid cohesion protein pds5-like isoform X2 encodes MKELDEMLIQSGIQLSTPPSSTAELLSLLEKVESELKSIGQDPLESTRNVLKPIKKALIERKLLRHSDKIIEVSVASCICEIMRISAPVLPYDNTEMEVVFHQIIASLEKLHYVDSNYYSKALRVLEAVAKYKLCVRLLDFDYVLAVNIFQLFLKIISLKHTNAVLRDMVDIMSQLIEERDEVSIDFQVSILDSLRKRTLATAPCSTLLGKEVLEKCHARLKPCLLQLMTDMNMNLDDYCNVLGSVRHTIARSLELS; translated from the exons ATGAAG GAGCTTGACGAAATGCTCATTCAGTCTGGAATTCAGCTCTCTACACCTCCTTCATCCACTGCCGAGCTTCTCAGCCTCCttgaa AAAGTTGAATCGGAACTGAAGAGCATAGGGCAAGACCCTTTAGAGTCGACGAGAAATGTACTTAAACCAATTAAAAAAGCACTGATTGAAAGGAAGCTTCTGAGACATTCTGATAAAATCATTGAGGTTTCTGTTGCATCTTGTATCTGTGAAATTATGAGAATATCTGCACCAGTTCTACCCTATGATAATACAGAAATGGAg GTCGTTTTCCATCAGATTATAGCATCACTGGAAAAGTTACATTACGTTGATAGTAACTACTATAGTAAGGCTCTGAGAGTTCTTGAAGCCGTTGCTAAGTACAAGTTGTGTGTGAGGCTACTGGATTTTGACTATGTGTTAGCTGTTAACATTTTCCAACTGTTTCTCAAAATCATCAG CCTCAAGCATACCAATGCTGTATTAAGAGACATGGTAGACATCATGTCTCAGCTCATAGAAGAAAGGGATGAGGTCTCAATTGATTTTCAAGTATCCATTCTTGATAGCCTCAGAAAGAGAACTCTG GCTACTGCACCTTGTTCAACACTATTGGGAAAAGAAGTCTTGGAAAAGTGTCATGCCAGATTGAAGCCTTGTCTTTTACAATTAATGACAGatatgaacatgaatttggatgaTTATTGCAATGTACTTGGCTCAGTAAGGCATACTATTGCAAGAAGTTTGGAATTGAGTTGA
- the LOC116032527 gene encoding sister chromatid cohesion protein pds5-like isoform X3: MKKVESELKSIGQDPLESTRNVLKPIKKALIERKLLRHSDKIIEVSVASCICEIMRISAPVLPYDNTEMEVVFHQIIASLEKLHYVDSNYYSKALRVLEAVAKYKLCVRLLDFDYVLAVNIFQLFLKIISLKHTNAVLRDMVDIMSQLIEERDEVSIDFQVSILDSLRKRTLATAPCSTLLGKEVLEKCHARLKPCLLQLMTDMNMNLDDYCNVLGSVRHTIARSLELS; encoded by the exons ATGAAG AAAGTTGAATCGGAACTGAAGAGCATAGGGCAAGACCCTTTAGAGTCGACGAGAAATGTACTTAAACCAATTAAAAAAGCACTGATTGAAAGGAAGCTTCTGAGACATTCTGATAAAATCATTGAGGTTTCTGTTGCATCTTGTATCTGTGAAATTATGAGAATATCTGCACCAGTTCTACCCTATGATAATACAGAAATGGAg GTCGTTTTCCATCAGATTATAGCATCACTGGAAAAGTTACATTACGTTGATAGTAACTACTATAGTAAGGCTCTGAGAGTTCTTGAAGCCGTTGCTAAGTACAAGTTGTGTGTGAGGCTACTGGATTTTGACTATGTGTTAGCTGTTAACATTTTCCAACTGTTTCTCAAAATCATCAG CCTCAAGCATACCAATGCTGTATTAAGAGACATGGTAGACATCATGTCTCAGCTCATAGAAGAAAGGGATGAGGTCTCAATTGATTTTCAAGTATCCATTCTTGATAGCCTCAGAAAGAGAACTCTG GCTACTGCACCTTGTTCAACACTATTGGGAAAAGAAGTCTTGGAAAAGTGTCATGCCAGATTGAAGCCTTGTCTTTTACAATTAATGACAGatatgaacatgaatttggatgaTTATTGCAATGTACTTGGCTCAGTAAGGCATACTATTGCAAGAAGTTTGGAATTGAGTTGA
- the LOC116033491 gene encoding endo-1,3;1,4-beta-D-glucanase-like — protein sequence MSSPHCIANPPKRCSSYGAGKVQQLGGLNCYVSGPSHSKLAVLLVSDVFGYEATNLRKLADKVGDAGFYVVVPDFFHGDPYVENGDKPIGVWLKDHAADNVCKDAKVVIEDLKAGGVTKVGIGGVCSGGKAAVDLAKIPCVEATVLLHPAFVTLDDIQDVKVPISILGAENDETTPAQVVKQFEIALQAKPEVDSLVKIFAGVTHGWTVRYDEDDKVAVKAAEEAHEDLLKWFVKHLH from the exons ATGTCTTCTCCCCATTGCATTGCAAACCCACCAAAGCGGTGCTCCAGCTATGGGGCTGGGAAGGTTCAACAACTTGGAGGCCTAAATTGCTACGTTTCTGGACCTTCTCATTCCAAACTTGCTGTCCTTCTCGTCTCTGATGTTTTTG GATATGAAGCAACAAACTTGAG AAAATTGGCAGATAAAGTTGGAGATGCTGGATTTTATGTTGTGGTCCCAGATTTCTTTCATGGAGATCCATATGTTGAGAATGGTGATAAGCCTATCGGTGTATGGCTAAAAGATCATGCTGCT GATAATGTTTGTAAGGATGCAAAAGTAgtgattgaagatttgaaggctGGAGGTGTCACTAAGGTTGGAATTGGAGGTGTATGTTCTGG AGGAAAGGCAGCCGTGGATTTAGCCAAGATCCCATGTGTGGAAGCCACCGTCCTATTGCACCCTGCATTTGTCACTTTAGATGACATTCAAG ATGTGAAGGTTCCCATTTCGATACTAGGAGCGGAAAATGATGAAACAACACCCGCACAAGTTGTGAAGCAATTCGAGATTGCTTTGCAGGCTAAGCCTGAGGTTGATTCCTTGGTGAAGATATTTGCTGGCGTCACCCATGGTTGGACCGTGAGGTACGATGAGGATGATAAAGTAGCAGTGAAGGCTGCTGAAGAGGCTCATGAGGATTTGTTGAAATGGTTTGTTAAGCATCTCCACTAA
- the LOC116031873 gene encoding 40S ribosomal protein S12-like, whose product MSGEENVAAEAPAPAPALGEPMDAMTALQLVLRKSLAHGGLARGLHQGAKVIEKHAAQLCVLAEDCDQPDYVKLVKALCTDHNVNLITVPSAKTLGEWAGLCKIDSEGKARKVVGCSCVVVKDFGEETEGLHVVQEYVKSH is encoded by the exons ATGTCAGG TGAAGAGAATGTTGCTGCTGAGGCACCTGCTCCTGCTCCGGCTCTCGGTGAGCCCATGGATGCAATGACAGCATTGCAGCTTGTATTGAGGAAATCATTGGCCCATGGTGGGTTGGCTCGAGGTCTTCATCAAGGTGCCAAAGTGATTGAGAAGCATGCTGCCCAATTGTGTGTGTTGGCAGAGGACTGCGATCAGCCAGATTATGTTAAGTTGGTCAAAGCACTTTGTACTGACCACAATGTGAACCTAATTACAGTTCCTAGTGCAAAGACACTTGGAGAGTGGGCCGGT CTGTGCAAGATTGATTCTGAGGGGAAAGCTAGGAAGGTGGTCGGATGTTCTTGTGTTGTTGTGAAG GATTTTGGAGAGGAAACCGAAGGTCTCCATGTTGTTCAGGAGTATGTGAAATCTCACTGA